Proteins found in one Deltaproteobacteria bacterium IMCC39524 genomic segment:
- a CDS encoding polysaccharide pyruvyl transferase family protein, with product MKYCLFGSALDTGNLGVSALGFSILSNLHDSDPEADITLFDHGRGDRKGSIVTDEKQIKFNQLGAVNSKRYYRPENLWMMWLAGRIGGLGNKGVHAIKTSDVVLDISGGDSFTDLYGQKRFNAVSLSKIIALQQKKPLILMPQTYGPFRTEQAREKASEIVKGATQAWARDLRSFTVLKDLLADSFDPDRHRCSVDVAFSLPVSKPENFPEVIARWLDSSATVVGLNISGLMYHDPNKAKDHYGFRADYNLAMKLLLERFLDQTDCKVVLVPHVITPHGHYESDLDACEHLSQSFGDKVKDRVAVSPDYESPCEIKYLISQFDWFCGMRMHSTIAGLSSGVPTSAVSYSPKTLGVFETCGLGDAVVDPCVTDTSAIVEQLWSIWVERDHFKNRLLTNLPEVRQMAVKPFDQIMQISSGI from the coding sequence TTGAAGTATTGTTTGTTTGGATCAGCATTAGATACTGGCAACCTAGGTGTTTCAGCCTTAGGTTTTTCGATCCTATCGAATTTACATGATTCAGATCCAGAAGCAGACATAACACTTTTTGATCATGGCCGAGGTGATAGAAAGGGCAGTATTGTTACTGACGAGAAGCAGATTAAATTCAATCAACTGGGCGCTGTTAATTCAAAACGTTATTACCGGCCTGAAAATCTTTGGATGATGTGGTTGGCTGGTCGTATTGGAGGGCTTGGAAATAAAGGGGTCCATGCAATTAAAACCTCTGATGTTGTGCTGGATATTAGTGGTGGTGATAGTTTTACCGACCTCTATGGCCAGAAGCGCTTTAATGCAGTCTCTTTGTCCAAAATAATCGCTTTGCAGCAAAAGAAACCTCTGATTTTGATGCCTCAGACCTATGGCCCCTTTCGTACAGAACAGGCCCGAGAAAAAGCTTCTGAAATTGTAAAAGGTGCAACTCAAGCTTGGGCAAGAGATTTGCGTAGTTTTACTGTCTTGAAAGACCTGTTGGCAGATTCTTTCGACCCTGATCGACATCGTTGCTCAGTGGATGTTGCTTTTAGCCTTCCGGTAAGTAAACCAGAAAATTTTCCAGAAGTGATTGCTCGATGGCTTGATTCTTCCGCTACGGTTGTTGGTCTTAATATTAGCGGGTTGATGTATCACGATCCTAATAAAGCGAAAGATCATTACGGATTTCGTGCTGATTACAACCTCGCTATGAAACTACTTCTGGAGAGATTTCTTGACCAAACTGATTGTAAGGTAGTTCTCGTGCCTCATGTGATAACACCACATGGCCATTATGAGTCCGACCTGGATGCTTGCGAACATCTCTCACAAAGTTTTGGTGATAAGGTGAAAGACCGTGTTGCTGTCTCTCCAGATTATGAAAGCCCTTGTGAAATAAAGTATCTTATCAGTCAATTTGACTGGTTCTGTGGTATGCGCATGCATTCGACAATTGCGGGTCTTTCATCAGGAGTACCAACTTCGGCAGTTTCGTATAGCCCTAAGACCTTAGGTGTTTTCGAGACTTGCGGGCTTGGTGATGCAGTCGTGGACCCATGTGTGACAGATACGAGTGCCATTGTTGAGCAACTTTGGTCTATATGGGTTGAACGCGATCATTTTAAAAATAGACTTTTAACCAATCTCCCAGAGGTGCGGCAGATGGCCGTAAAACCATTTGATCAAATAATGCAAATAAGCAGTGGGATATAG
- the cysN gene encoding sulfate adenylyltransferase subunit CysN: MAHQSDLIAEDIAAYLKTQEQKQMLRFITCGSVDDGKSTLIGRLLWDSKMVFEDQLAALEVDSKKVGTQGDEIDYALLLDGLQAEREQGITIDVAYRYFSTDKRKFIVADTPGHEQYTRNMVTGASTAEVAIILIDARKGVLTQSRRHSYLTSLVGIRKIVLAINKMDLVDYAEDRYLEIIEEYKEFAAELGFEEICCIPISALKGDNIIKASEHTPWYQGPTLMHHLEHVEISDNALNKAFRMRVQWVNRPNLDFRGFSGTIASGIVKPGDAVVVPSSGQISKVARIVTMDGDLEEAVAGQAVTITLEDEIDISRGDMLCCPEQRPSYADQFEAHLAWMHEEQLLPGRSYLIKAGSATAPATVSALKHKINVNTLQREPGKTLELNEVGICNISLTKPISFDPYQENRSTGNFILIDRFTNATVGAGMIDFPLRRATNIHWQSIDINKQSRAEMNDQKPKVLWFTGLSGAGKSTIANLVEKKLHSLGKRTYLLDGDNVRHGLNRDLGFTDVDRVENIRRIAETARLFVDAGLIVLTSFISPFKSERRLARELLEEDEFVEIFVNTPLEICEVRDPKGLYKKARAGELPNFTGIDSDYEPPENPEIEVEAGTRSADDIAEEIVNAILN, encoded by the coding sequence ATGGCTCATCAGTCTGATTTGATAGCGGAAGACATCGCCGCATACCTGAAAACCCAGGAACAAAAGCAGATGCTGCGCTTCATCACCTGCGGCAGCGTTGACGATGGTAAAAGCACCCTTATCGGGCGCCTGCTGTGGGATTCCAAAATGGTGTTCGAAGATCAGCTCGCTGCTCTTGAGGTTGACAGTAAGAAGGTCGGTACTCAAGGTGACGAGATTGACTACGCTCTGCTACTCGATGGTCTGCAGGCCGAACGCGAGCAGGGCATCACCATTGATGTTGCCTATCGCTACTTTTCTACCGACAAGCGCAAGTTCATCGTTGCCGATACCCCTGGCCATGAACAATATACCCGCAATATGGTGACTGGTGCATCCACCGCCGAGGTCGCCATTATCCTGATCGATGCGCGTAAAGGTGTGCTTACCCAGTCCCGTCGCCATAGCTACTTAACCTCTCTGGTTGGCATCCGCAAAATCGTGCTGGCGATCAACAAGATGGACCTGGTTGATTATGCAGAGGATCGCTATCTCGAAATTATCGAAGAATACAAAGAATTCGCAGCAGAGCTCGGTTTCGAAGAGATCTGCTGTATCCCGATTTCTGCGTTGAAGGGCGACAATATCATCAAGGCCAGTGAGCACACTCCCTGGTACCAAGGACCGACCTTGATGCATCACCTGGAGCATGTCGAGATCAGCGATAACGCTTTGAACAAGGCGTTTCGCATGCGCGTGCAATGGGTTAACCGACCCAATCTTGATTTCCGGGGTTTCTCCGGTACGATTGCTTCCGGTATCGTCAAACCGGGCGATGCCGTCGTGGTCCCATCGTCCGGCCAAATCAGCAAGGTGGCCAGAATTGTTACCATGGATGGCGACCTCGAAGAAGCGGTGGCCGGCCAGGCTGTGACCATCACCCTTGAAGACGAGATCGATATCAGTCGCGGTGATATGCTCTGCTGCCCCGAACAGCGGCCCTCGTACGCAGATCAGTTCGAGGCGCACCTGGCCTGGATGCATGAAGAGCAGTTGTTGCCAGGACGAAGTTATCTGATCAAGGCTGGCTCCGCTACGGCTCCGGCTACGGTCAGCGCCCTCAAACACAAGATCAACGTCAACACCCTGCAGCGAGAACCAGGTAAAACTCTCGAACTCAACGAAGTCGGTATCTGCAATATCAGTCTGACCAAGCCGATCTCTTTCGATCCCTACCAGGAGAATCGCTCCACCGGCAACTTTATCCTCATCGACCGTTTTACCAACGCCACTGTCGGCGCCGGCATGATCGATTTCCCTCTGCGCCGCGCCACAAATATTCACTGGCAGTCGATCGATATCAACAAGCAAAGTCGCGCCGAGATGAACGACCAGAAGCCGAAGGTTCTTTGGTTCACCGGACTCTCCGGCGCCGGTAAGTCGACCATTGCCAACCTGGTGGAAAAGAAGCTGCACAGCCTCGGCAAGCGCACCTATCTCCTCGATGGCGACAACGTCCGTCACGGCCTCAACCGCGACCTCGGCTTTACCGACGTCGATCGAGTCGAGAACATCCGCCGTATCGCCGAAACTGCCAGGCTGTTTGTCGATGCCGGCCTGATCGTTCTCACCTCCTTTATCTCGCCCTTCAAGAGCGAGCGCAGGTTGGCCCGTGAGCTTCTGGAAGAAGACGAATTTGTCGAAATTTTTGTCAACACCCCGCTGGAAATTTGCGAAGTCCGCGATCCTAAAGGACTTTACAAAAAAGCCCGGGCAGGGGAGTTGCCCAACTTCACCGGCATAGATTCCGATTACGAGCCGCCAGAGAACCCGGAGATTGAGGTTGAAGCCGGAACACGCTCTGCTGACGACATTGCGGAAGAAATCGTTAACGCTATTCTGAACTAA
- a CDS encoding acyltransferase: protein MSAISFEDFQKTKFFPCLDGIRAVAVMWVVFYHCPKLDIPIIKELQGMGDLGVDLFFVLSGFLITTLILREQPASLADRLKGFYWRRALRIFPVYYLAIFVYWLAVTVASPEKVDLYNLHVPSLMAYYIDFKLAFTPQPFPPFGHAWSLSIEEKYYLLWPLVAMVLSRRKGLAVAVGLIVVAIGWRFYLVSTYTGDLTGRLYYSFDTRYDAILWGAVLAYLLKSKPVWDVFGKIFSRAAVFYLVAVLFLVAGIFSFLDNSQLLRYVLAPLFSFVLITCILQRPQIPGCRILETFGFKYVGKVSYGIYIFHPIAISVAIKLGPVVGSPYWVFTFVCGSILSVLLAGASFRFFESPFLKLRNVFGQNTAKKMVVAEVSVLNNK from the coding sequence TTGTCAGCAATTTCGTTTGAAGATTTTCAAAAGACCAAGTTCTTCCCTTGTCTGGATGGTATTCGTGCTGTCGCAGTTATGTGGGTGGTTTTTTACCATTGTCCTAAACTCGATATTCCAATTATCAAAGAATTGCAGGGTATGGGTGATCTGGGTGTGGATCTCTTCTTTGTGTTGAGTGGTTTCCTGATTACCACCTTGATCTTGCGCGAACAGCCTGCATCCCTAGCCGATCGACTGAAGGGTTTTTACTGGCGTCGTGCTCTGCGAATCTTTCCTGTATATTACCTGGCGATATTTGTCTATTGGCTGGCTGTGACTGTTGCATCCCCTGAGAAGGTGGATCTTTATAATCTCCATGTGCCGTCTTTGATGGCTTATTATATTGATTTCAAACTGGCTTTTACTCCTCAACCGTTTCCTCCTTTCGGGCATGCCTGGTCGCTGTCTATAGAAGAAAAGTATTACCTGCTCTGGCCTCTCGTTGCGATGGTGTTGTCTCGTCGGAAAGGCCTTGCCGTTGCGGTTGGTTTAATCGTCGTTGCTATTGGTTGGCGATTCTATCTTGTCTCAACCTATACCGGGGATCTGACTGGTCGCCTCTATTATTCTTTTGATACCCGTTACGATGCGATTCTCTGGGGTGCTGTTCTGGCGTACCTTTTGAAGAGCAAACCTGTTTGGGATGTTTTTGGAAAAATCTTCTCACGTGCTGCTGTCTTCTATCTTGTCGCAGTGTTATTTCTGGTCGCTGGAATTTTCTCTTTTTTGGACAATAGCCAATTACTAAGATACGTTCTGGCTCCTTTGTTTTCGTTTGTCCTTATTACATGTATCCTGCAGCGCCCACAAATTCCTGGGTGCCGTATTTTAGAGACTTTTGGCTTCAAATATGTTGGGAAAGTTTCTTACGGAATTTATATCTTTCACCCTATTGCGATTTCGGTGGCGATTAAGTTGGGCCCGGTGGTCGGTTCTCCTTATTGGGTCTTTACTTTTGTTTGCGGCTCTATTCTCTCTGTTCTTTTAGCTGGTGCCTCATTCAGGTTTTTTGAAAGTCCATTTTTGAAGTTGAGAAATGTATTTGGTCAAAATACCGCTAAGAAGATGGTAGTAGCAGAAGTGAGTGTTTTGAATAATAAGTAG
- a CDS encoding oligosaccharide flippase family protein has product MSRFKGKLFRGAMVLSGTQAVGQVCSLGRNIIVARLISPADFGVAAIFLMTVNLMDMISNMSLDRLLVQAEDGDEEAFQQTAQGLNLVRGAISALIIVLLAIPLSSLFNIPEAVSAFVVLGIVPLLIGLSHLDPKRLERHMKYWPNASVEVSSQAILLVAAWPLASYFCDYRAMLWLLVLRSFVLLAGSHFVAKRVFRIGWRKDYLQRFFHFGWPLLLNGMLLFLVLQGDRFLLGSAQKLFGSNYDMADVGVYSAAFLLAMVPGQMLARVGISLFLPSLSREQDNPDTFNHQYRRYLASYVLLGVVFGAGFILCGEQSVDLIYGNEYAAAGSLVGWLGIMWVVRILRVVPTLVSMAKGQTKNLLPSNVFRTLALIPILVLVAQEADLAWIAISGIAGELVALVIMVRMNRIAFPLCRLISIDLLSLSAAALVLTLFFSMSALLPLTGVHSLLSGLLVSFILALVSGYIIQKFMGVTFVMFSRVSSGN; this is encoded by the coding sequence TTGTCACGTTTTAAAGGTAAATTATTTAGAGGGGCTATGGTGCTCTCCGGCACACAAGCTGTCGGTCAGGTTTGTTCTCTTGGTCGTAACATCATTGTGGCTCGTTTGATTAGCCCCGCTGATTTCGGCGTCGCTGCTATTTTTCTGATGACGGTCAATCTAATGGATATGATCAGTAATATGTCCCTCGATCGATTATTGGTTCAGGCTGAGGATGGTGATGAAGAGGCCTTTCAGCAGACAGCACAAGGTTTGAATTTGGTTCGTGGTGCAATAAGTGCCTTAATCATTGTACTCCTCGCTATCCCTTTGTCATCCTTATTTAATATTCCAGAAGCAGTCTCCGCATTTGTTGTTTTAGGAATCGTTCCATTACTGATCGGACTCTCTCATCTTGATCCGAAACGTTTGGAACGTCACATGAAATATTGGCCAAATGCTTCTGTGGAAGTTTCATCTCAAGCTATTTTGCTCGTGGCTGCTTGGCCTTTGGCGAGCTATTTCTGCGATTACCGGGCAATGCTGTGGCTTCTTGTTTTGCGTAGCTTTGTTTTGTTGGCAGGTTCACATTTTGTAGCAAAACGAGTTTTCAGGATTGGATGGCGAAAAGATTATCTGCAAAGGTTTTTTCACTTCGGTTGGCCTTTGTTGTTGAATGGAATGTTGCTTTTCTTGGTTCTGCAAGGTGATCGTTTTCTTCTGGGTTCTGCGCAAAAGCTGTTCGGTTCAAATTATGATATGGCCGATGTTGGAGTTTACTCTGCTGCATTTCTACTGGCAATGGTGCCTGGCCAAATGTTAGCACGTGTAGGAATATCACTATTCCTTCCAAGTTTATCGAGGGAACAAGACAACCCAGATACTTTTAACCATCAATACCGAAGATATCTTGCTAGCTATGTTTTGTTAGGGGTTGTATTTGGAGCTGGGTTTATCTTGTGTGGCGAGCAGTCGGTTGATCTTATTTATGGAAATGAGTATGCTGCGGCGGGCTCTCTGGTGGGGTGGCTTGGTATAATGTGGGTTGTCAGGATATTGCGCGTTGTCCCAACATTAGTCTCCATGGCAAAAGGACAAACAAAAAACCTTCTGCCGAGTAATGTTTTCCGTACGCTAGCTCTTATTCCCATTCTAGTTCTTGTTGCACAAGAAGCCGATCTGGCATGGATTGCTATTTCTGGTATAGCGGGTGAATTGGTGGCTTTGGTAATTATGGTACGTATGAATCGTATTGCCTTCCCATTGTGTCGACTAATAAGTATAGATTTGCTCAGTCTCTCTGCAGCAGCATTAGTCTTGACCCTCTTTTTTTCAATGTCAGCACTTTTGCCTTTAACAGGAGTTCATAGTTTACTCTCTGGGCTATTAGTCTCATTTATACTTGCTTTAGTGAGTGGATATATAATCCAGAAGTTTATGGGTGTCACTTTTGTTATGTTTAGTAGAGTTTCTTCCGGTAATTAG
- the cysQ gene encoding 3'(2'),5'-bisphosphate nucleotidase CysQ — MNIDIVCEIAKAAGQAILSVYDGDHAVEYKDDKSPLTAADKASHEVIIAGLQKHFPEIPILSEEGAAIPFEERKEWTRFWCVDPLDGTKEFIKRNGEFTVNIALIENGRPVAGVVYVPVQNKMYYGVSGAGCWVSVAGGEPVKVSVREADQEAGLTVVMSRSHPSPDLEAYLKNIKVVEAMPIGSSLKLCVVAEGLADLYPRLGPTMEWDTAAGHAVVEAAGGTVLQPNDEALVYNKDNLLNPYFIVKGKV, encoded by the coding sequence ATGAATATAGATATTGTTTGTGAAATCGCCAAAGCCGCCGGCCAGGCCATCCTCTCTGTCTACGATGGCGATCACGCTGTCGAGTACAAAGACGACAAGTCGCCTCTCACTGCAGCCGATAAAGCTTCCCACGAGGTGATTATTGCCGGGTTGCAAAAACATTTCCCCGAGATCCCCATCCTCTCCGAAGAGGGTGCTGCTATCCCTTTCGAAGAACGTAAAGAGTGGACGCGCTTCTGGTGTGTTGATCCGTTGGATGGCACCAAGGAGTTCATCAAGCGCAACGGAGAGTTTACCGTTAATATCGCTTTGATTGAAAACGGTCGTCCAGTTGCCGGGGTTGTTTATGTGCCGGTGCAGAACAAGATGTATTATGGGGTGTCGGGGGCTGGGTGTTGGGTGTCGGTGGCTGGAGGTGAACCCGTTAAGGTCAGTGTCCGTGAGGCTGATCAAGAGGCCGGTTTGACTGTGGTTATGAGTCGTTCTCATCCTTCACCTGACCTTGAGGCCTATCTGAAAAACATCAAGGTTGTCGAGGCCATGCCGATTGGCAGCTCTTTGAAGCTGTGTGTAGTTGCCGAGGGTCTGGCTGATCTTTACCCGCGCCTGGGGCCGACCATGGAGTGGGATACTGCCGCTGGTCATGCCGTGGTGGAAGCTGCGGGGGGAACTGTTCTACAACCCAATGACGAGGCGCTGGTTTATAATAAAGATAACCTGCTTAACCCTTATTTTATCGTCAAGGGCAAAGTCTAG
- the cysD gene encoding sulfate adenylyltransferase subunit CysD gives MKIEMTHLRQLEAESIHIIREVAAEFENPVMLYSIGKDSAVMLHLAKKAFYPSKIPFPLMHVDTTWKFREMIEFREKMRKEYDFDLLVYTNEEGASQGINPFDHGSALYTDIMKTEGLKQGLDKYKFDAAFGGARRDEEKSRAKERIFSFRSENHRWDPKSQRPELWNLYNAKVKPGESIRSFPLSNWTELDIWQYIYLEEIPIVPLYYAKVRPVVERDGMLILMDDDRIKLAPGEEVQMKSVRFRTLGCYPLTAAVESEAATLPEIIQEMLLTRTSERQGRLIDHDSAGSMEKKKQEGYF, from the coding sequence ATGAAAATCGAAATGACACACCTGCGCCAGCTCGAGGCTGAAAGTATCCACATCATCCGCGAAGTTGCGGCCGAATTCGAGAACCCGGTCATGCTCTACTCGATCGGTAAAGATTCAGCGGTCATGCTTCATCTGGCCAAGAAAGCTTTTTACCCGTCGAAGATTCCCTTTCCATTGATGCACGTCGATACCACCTGGAAGTTTCGCGAGATGATCGAGTTTCGCGAAAAAATGCGCAAAGAGTACGATTTCGACCTGCTGGTCTATACCAATGAAGAGGGTGCCAGCCAGGGCATCAACCCCTTCGACCACGGCAGCGCCCTTTACACCGATATCATGAAGACCGAAGGTCTCAAGCAGGGTCTCGACAAGTACAAGTTCGATGCGGCTTTCGGTGGTGCCAGACGCGACGAAGAAAAGTCCCGCGCCAAGGAGCGAATCTTTTCTTTCCGCAGCGAAAATCACCGCTGGGATCCGAAAAGCCAGCGCCCCGAGCTCTGGAACCTCTACAACGCCAAGGTCAAGCCGGGCGAAAGTATCCGTTCTTTCCCGCTCTCGAACTGGACCGAACTCGATATCTGGCAGTACATCTACCTCGAAGAAATCCCCATTGTCCCTCTCTATTACGCCAAGGTGCGTCCGGTTGTAGAGCGCGATGGCATGTTGATTCTGATGGATGATGATCGCATCAAGCTAGCCCCCGGCGAAGAGGTGCAGATGAAGTCGGTGCGTTTCCGTACCCTCGGCTGTTACCCGCTAACTGCTGCCGTTGAATCGGAGGCCGCAACGCTTCCTGAGATTATTCAGGAAATGCTTTTAACGCGGACATCGGAACGGCAGGGACGATTGATTGATCATGACTCTGCTGGGTCGATGGAGAAGAAAAAACAAGAAGGCTATTTCTAA